One Siniperca chuatsi isolate FFG_IHB_CAS linkage group LG5, ASM2008510v1, whole genome shotgun sequence DNA window includes the following coding sequences:
- the poli gene encoding DNA polymerase iota isoform X2: protein MIRNPALREVPLGIQQKYIIVTCNYVARKQGVTKLMSVTDAKEKCPQLVLVKGEDLTHYREMSYKVTELLMSYCPLVERLGFDENFMDITKMVESKLAQTPESNSFSFKGHVYNHFSADVEASDHPRLAVGSHISAELREAIRSKVGLTGCAGISSNKLLAKLVSGTFKPNQQTTLLPENVSDIMGCLSSLRKVPGVGHQTVKRLQALGLVSVKDLQLFPLSDLVREFGGPSAQRLKNLALGVDDSPVTPTGAPQSLSDEDSFRKMSSTKEVLEKIRELLSSLVERMHKDGRQPQTFRLTIRRYSATNKWFSRCPIPNHLGQKITSGSSDDAVVQLVPLAMKLFHKMIDSSAAFHLTLINVCFSNLQTRGAAVSGKGSITSFFTQSTSPRKTQIFSSQSQDDSSQRGASHCMDHQFSTHNLITQHTSQKTVTTKSARSSEAALHGFKGKQSPVVAVDPPLQKVSCSTARSDPDETDNTVTHGLPPNVDPEVFRLLPEEIQAELLSPASTNSLSSTSMSSVAVVDVPHITMNKSPQSFTDSQNIKDIKEAVNTLDPSDRVLNHQSPAGTSEFPGENVMEEGRQSFPMSSDCEFPGNVDPKVFSELPPDVQRELMSEWKQQKPALKTPSSRKPGRSLMTKDRKAVGKGSQANNLFRYFKPS from the exons GGAAGCAGGGTGTCACCAAGCTGATGTCTGTGACTGATGCTAAGGAGAAATGTCCTCAGCTGGTGCTGGTTAAAGGAGAAGACCTGACACACTACAGAGAAATGTCCTATAAAGTGACAG AGCTGCTGATGTCCTACTGTCCACTGGTAGAGAGGCTCGGATTTGATGAAAACTTCATGGACATCACAAAGATGGTAGAAAGCAAGCTAGCACAGACACCAGAGTCCAACAGCTTTTCATTTAAAGGACATGTCTACAACCATTTCA GTGCAGATGTTGAAGCCAGTGATCATCCGAGGTTGGCTGTAGGTTCACACATTTCGGCAGAGCTGAGAGAAGCCATCCGCAGCAAAGTGGGCCTGACTGGCTGTGCTGGCATCTCCTCGAACAAGCTACTGGCCAAACTGGTGTCGGGCACCTTCAAACCCAATCAGCAAACCACCCTACTGCCGGAGAACGTCAGCGACATCATGGGCTGCCTGAGCAGTCTCCGCAAAGTACCGG GGGTCGGTCACCAAACCGTTAAGAGACTTCAAGCCCTGGGATTGGTCAGTGTCAAAGACCTACAGCTGTTCCCACTGAGTGACTTGGTGAGAGAGTTTGGAGGCCCCAGTGCTCAGCGCTTGAAGAATCTGGCCCTCGGTGTTGATGACTCACCTGTCACCCctactggggcccctcag TCTCTCAGTGATGAAGACTCCTTCAGGAAAATGTCATCAACTAAAGAAGTTTTGGAAAAGATTCGAGAACTCCTGAGCAGTCTGGTGGAGAG GATGCACAAAGATGGCAGGCAGCCTCAAACCTTCCGGCTTACCATCCGTAGATACTCAGCGACCAACAAGTGGTTCAGTCGGTGTCCAATCCCCAACCACCTGGGACAGAAGATCACCTCTG GCAGCAGTGATGACGCTGTGGTCCAGCTGGTCCCGTTGGCCATGAAGCTCTTCCACAAGATGATAGACAGCAGCGCTGCCTTCCACCTCACCCTCATTAACGTTTGCTTCAGTAACCTGCAGACCAGGGGAGCTGCTGTCAGCGGAAAGGGCTCCATAACATCCTTCTTCACACAGAGCACGTCTcccagaaaaacacaaatcttcTCATCACAGAGCCAG GATGATTCCTCTCAGCGTGGGGCTAGTCACTGCATGGATCATCAGTTCAGCACACATAACTTGATCACTCAACATACCTCACAAAAGACAGTAACCACAAAAAGCGCTCGCAGCTCTGAGGCAGCATTACATGGCTTTAAAGGAAAACAGAGCCCTGTTGTTGCCGTAGACCCTCCACTTCAGAAAGTATCCTGCAGCACAGCGAGGTCAGACCCTGATGAAACTGATAACACGGTGACACATGGATTGCCTCCGAATGTTGACCCAGAAGTGTTCAGGCTTCTCCCTGAGGAAATCCAGGCGGAGCTGTTATCTCCTGCCTCCACAAACTCTCTCTCCAGCACTTCAATGAGCTCAGTTGCAGTCGTTGATGTCCCCCACATAACAATGAACAAGTCTCCACAGTCATTTACAGACTCACAAAATATTAAAGACATAAAAGAGGCTGTAAACACATTGGATCCATCTGACAGAGTCCTGAATCACCAGAGTCCTGCAGGCACAAGTGAATTTCCAGGAGAAAACGTCATGGAAGAAGGGAGACAATCATTCCCCATGTCTTCTGACTGTGAGTTCCCAGGAAATGTGGACCCTAAGGTGTTTTCTGAGCTTCCGCCGGATGTTCAAAGGGAGCTGATGTCTGAATGGAAGCAACAGAAGCCGGCCCTGAAGACCCCTTCATCCAGGAAACCAGGGAGAAGCTTGATGACCAAAGACAGAAAGGCTGTAGGAAAAGGCAGTCAGGCAAACAATTTGTTCAGGTATTTCAAACCCAGTTAG